tcgcttgttacgcttagggtggtgagagcctggcccaggttggccagagaggtggtggatgccccgtccctggagacatcccaggccaggctggacggggctctgagcaacctgagctggtgacaatgtccctactcagggcagggggtgtggtgggttgcaacttgggcagcttttgcaacggatttgtggtgtctctgcacccctgtgcagttgtatggatgtgactgtgcttggctgcaggatgctggaggaggagctgagggcaaaactgcagtccgaagaggcccggcgagaccggtcgcgagcccagctgctgaagaacgaggagcttctccttgaatttgaaaacagaatcgaccacctcctattccatctgcacggcatcaccgtgcctggccaggtattcacccagcgctgggtggcgcagtgacacagtgcggtgacacttggcgcagccaccgtcaccccaagtggctcattttgcccaccaaggtggttctctccgtctccaggatgactctctcctgtcccggggggtggaggagaagctccagtacctgggccagaagctgcagtacctggcacagcgggcggcccacctgccccctgagtgcaagatcctggataagagcaacgagatacgtgggatgtccatccctgctggggtcttcggggacccgcagcaggctcctcctgatggcccgtcccaagtgtcccccagggggacatcaagggcacctcttgggttgtaacacccacctccccttcaacaattaacccagggtgtctttcacagatttttgtgaaggccagggattttctggagaaaaaaatgtcgagtgatcctcagaacgtggtggtttcctttgaggagagagacagcagcgatgacggtaggagagcttagcggggacgtgtcccacggcgactgtccctgcccctgcctgttgggatttgtgaccatcctcgcctgtctctcctgtcccagcagagcccagcccatgagttctctccagaccttggggctgtctccaaggctttgagcatgggtggtgcttttaggtggggatgtgggagcatgaaggcagctggcggggtggtgagcatcgaaccacagaaggaacaagaaaagatgctgtggggcaaggagggagagccttgtcttcaaaatcacctggttgtgaagaacaaccagtgctggggtctgtctgtggcctcttcctattggatgctcttggaggagccactgagtttctgagcttgccacctgttttgaatgaagctggagctgcgtccagcaccgcgtggctccagacctttctgggaagccccagcagctggggatgggccacagcagcggcactgccaggccctgcaggtcagcctgggatgctgggcaggaagagccagggcttggcaggaaagctccctgtgatgtcaccagccctccaaaacgtgctggctctccctggtgacatgggcacagcagaagtggccctgcagaccctccccagcccgtttctctctgttccctcctccagaatcctctaaatctgatgacgaagatgacgagcacgtccccacccgggaagacatcaagagggaggggcagctgctgatccaaagcaagaagaaagccagcgtgtcacggaatgcaccccgagattagtttaagggacaagagggtccaaaacaacttttattaaaccggtgagaaacagggttttagccctccaaaagtgacttaaatataggttcgggtatcagttgaggaaaattatgaaggggcagcaactagtacaacaggaggtccacagtgtgcatgcacgtggcttcacccaaaacaatgccggaaccgcccctgaggcccagaggagtacacgcttgcctgaacacggtgcgggattattcttaaagggatataggtactcgtagtgagtacggaaagtgtacgctcgcgattccgtgagggtaaatttataatacactcgcaatcctgcgagagttaatttacttacacgtgcaaatgtgcacggaatactacacgtgcttatatggaagcacgggaggaaaatacactcgcgattatgcgaggaaataattttatacgtgtgcaaatgtgcacagaaggttactcgtgcatatgtgcacggaaagtataaatacactcgcgattatgcgagcaaataattttatacatgcttatattaagcacgggaagttacaggtgcaaatgtgcacggaaagtgtaaatatactcgcaatcctgcgagccattttactcacacccgtggcagcaaggcaagcggagtctccatcccggggaggagggctctcggcggcagcatctcgctcgtgctccgagagacccgcgacaatgggcggagtctcgacgagagtcccgttttttataggctgatcagacctgactctaggcattctagaagcttctctgcacccccacaccggttgtggggtgcccctgaagcctccaaacatcccccacactggccgcgggcacccagcggctcactggcgcctcggcactcccgtctcctaatgaccctgagcccttctctctgtcagcctcttcccgaatgttctgcagggtacgctaaattaggcttttagacatatctgtggaacaggtttttttctacaaagactacatacaggttgcattgtttaatggcagcatgtactaatattatatgctcaggtttcacagccactgataacatatccatttagaccagtttgattaacaaatatatcgttaagtctattacagtctctaaccccaggaaaaatacacccacgtgtttagtgagaaattatattacggatatacgcttgcctgaatctggcaaggaattattcaagaaaatccacgggtttataatgaggaaaacacccgcccaagcggcgaggaattatttaatacactcgctgatctggtgaggaaatagctcagttctacctagtaagttatcgctcaccccagcgaggcgacgaggctgacccaatcccgggaggctactttaggtggcgatcctgcctaaggggaggcttcaggcagacagacccgcagctccgagaagaccacaaacggccattcaacgggaccccgtttatatccgtgtcagatctaactgtgggcggtctagaagcttcacggCTTCTCTGCAcacccctactgtggctacgtgcgcCCCCTCCTCCCTACTAATGACCctggcctgggtctcacaataAGAACCATTAGcttgccccattgcaggagaggggggtggtgctggagaaggggatgtggggggtgcacacatgcagctgccacatcagttctcagcggagGCGGGGCAGGGGGTAGGGGGAGAGTGTACTGCCACACTCCCCATGTACAcctggatcctctctggacccgtctccaagaccctccctgggtttccgtgccccctgctctgctccaagttcctccggggccacccagacccctctgccccttcctctgctgcccgtgcagcagagctgcctgcgAGCTCGGGCAGAATGTGCCCCTCATATCTCtcatggatgggaccctgccccacagtCTCACAGCgtagagagcctggaaagaggctttgctttcagccgctctgggtcgcccatggcatggctgggctgggacaagcaccagccgcctccttccccaggggagctggagttggtcacatcgttgtgcaggttttggcagttgtTCTcctgctggtgttcttcagatgacctgaatcccagagcacaaaatctttcccattgatatttgtcccaaacaggcacgggtgtcagagccagcgagctccagagtgagagctgtgctgtccccgtgctgtcctttgtccctgcgtgagcagtgaaaggctggcaactgtgtgggggtgttatttttctccgcTAAAGTGGCCGAAGCATTTCAAGGGGTTTCCTCAGAATTCTTTCCCAGGGCAGTCAGGGTGACTGAGAGCTTCTGTAAACAGTGAGACTGCTGCCAGCAGATCGAGGGAGGTCATCGTTCCCCcatcctcagcactggtgaatgAAGCCACTCCTGAAGCACTGCGGCCAGTTCTGGGCTACCCCGTACAAGAGAGACATTGACACACTAGAGAGAGTTCACCAAACGGTCACAACGAAGATGAAGGGCCTGGAGCGTCTGTCCAACGGGGACGGGCtgggagagatggggctgctcagcctggagaagagaaggctcccgggggatctcatcaatgtgcaTCAATATCTGAAGGgaaggtgccaagaggatggagccaggctctttccagaggcgcccagtgacaggaccagaggcaatgagcacaaactgcaacacaggaggttccctcagaGCATCAGGACACAGTTTGTTATTACTGCCTGGGTGACTGAGCCCTGgcagaggttgcccagggaggttggggAGTCGTCAGCTCTGGAGATACTCAAGAgccgtctggacatggtcctgggcaaccagctccggGAGTCCCTGACTGAGCAGGGGGCTGGACCAGACAACCTCCAGAGGCCCctcccaacctcaaccattctgcgaCTCTGTTATCTGTGAGTGCAGACATCATCAAGTAGTGTTTGTCCCCTCTGCTGCTCAGCTTAGAAATCTCTGGAAACCTCTAaagggagctgcagcgggacccgtgtgggagcaggtccggtgctgccggAGCCAGTGGGAGACGGTTGCAGCCAgctccaaagccggtgtgagcagccatcgcctgccaaagctgcgccaggcagggcagccgcgctccccgctgcagacacgttgggtgagagaggcaggaagaagcggggaagggtggaaggaagcccatcggcgcttgcagccctgtgtccccatgtggggacatggcaggggcggcctggggaaacccctcccgctcaggagacagtggggtgggggcagctcccagaaacccctgcccactgcagagcccctggcagggcctggggggcaggtgtgtgcagcccctctgtgacacggtccgaggtcacagtgggacagccagacgtcacagtggtgacagcccccctttccctgtcgtgaccagcatctgccccactcaccccggtgaggccgagtcgactccaagtgctgagagctgctctcgccaccgctctgctctggagtagctgctctgcagtgaggaggagaaggcggagagagggagcacgacagcaccaaggagtgtgaaaggtggagaaggagaaggaggaggaggaggaggagaaggagaaggaggaggagaaggagaaggaggaggaggaggagaagagaaaaagaaggaggaggaggaggagaagagaaaaagaaggaggaggacaaggagaagcagtaaagccattgtccagccacttgctgcagttgttgacttgaagcagcagtggaactaagatggcaagacagctcttcttgcagcctcacctgagcccaactattgagaagctcgagcgttatggtaaggccttcaggcccaatttcacatgtgtgtctgggtcaaggacatctctgaaatcaggatggaaacccgaggactgtggggggtggttgctgaggagtggtgactgcaaggagggacctgcttgaccatcccaaagggctgaggggctgatgtggcagccagggctcctggttcccttcctgacgtggcccctgccttcctggggcagcccaggcagaaacccctgaccccaaagggctgcccttgcctggcgctgggcattgcccacgctgagctcatgtctgaatggaagagctgaaggtgctcgtgggccacgtgggctctgtgtgttcagagatgtgacccggcaaaactggcccctgctggggagacaccagggcctgccctgagcctccgagagccgcgtggagcacagccccgtgcccccgcgggcatggcaaagcactgccggcttcccgtgggagtgggtcacaccctggagagctgcacctgcaaggaaaggagccccttggaggcagcatgaggtgtcctttggttcttgccgggctggagagagaccacctgaaatgcctgagtgaaagatgcatcgctccttggacaggagtgggccgaatggtcttgagcttgctgcctcagagcatgacaggtctttcccttgtttttccagagttcgctaagatttgggccagcacatcgtatcacctcagcctgcagctggctctccaccaggtgggccttacctccttctcccctcacaccctgatgaacgctgatcaagtcctgacagccctttgccatggggtgcagctgttcttcccctgcgttgaaagcaggagcaacgccccagcacgacactgcaatgcacacagtgacatggacaccttctctgtccattcagatgtacaagaaggtccccccgtcagagttgcatgtgaaaacctggaagcctgggacacatctggatttattccaagcgtgggaaccccctgccttctatctgattgagccagagggtgtttgtcagctttccctcacctatttggttcttcgtagctgaaggggggtgagagggaaaagcgcagcccctgtttgtgttctcccaaggagcccatcttgctcctttgtgcctcaggccagggcagggcactaaacgccatcagcctcctctgacaagtcacccgtctgcccctccaagacttcttcccatccgccatctcctctgttccaggctgtccgcattcccggaatcgggacttttgcggttgtcagaaagcgagtagccctcagcgagcaggatctggtgatcgtggagagacccgtgtttcgacctgaaaaggctgttgtgcaggaccatgagctccgctatggttgcaaagacttccctggtaagcagcgtgaaagcggcgctggcccttgagcagggtggggaggggtgctctgctccccagaggtgactgaggggagtaccagccacccaccgcggtcctgccaagagcttcactcgacaaaaccagccggctgtgaaaggaccctgcctagctgtttgttttaaagaatcaccagaggacaatacagctaagagcgcactctctttgtcctgcttcaacaacaggttccctcacagcttccttggtgtggtgtcttctggttccgtgatgcttcaactcttgctccccctttccgctgcactagacctcctccaggcaaatgcctaagactctttgtttccctttctgtatcagagaagccacagctgtctgctccgcacctcactgtccactttaagaggaagggacaagccgagcgtctcctcagaggcgctggcccagccagacagcccagtaccaaagtgttgcccgagggcctggaggctgcagacctttgattgtagcctgcccagcaggtctgcaagctcatgtgttcctcttctcttgtctttcaggccatcaagatttcgaacaactgccgtatgctgagatagcctcagagaacgctgtctctgagggcaccgtgcagctctacatggaaaggaccacgcaccttttccatgcctgcgtagagaacgggcagaacgttgccatcatctggagggacgtgggcatgctgattgtccagggaaaagacatgaaaatgagattttacttacactttttggaaaggctgaatggcactggcaagatgctgcaagctcttctcgaggtaggattttcactttcccagccccactcctgctgcttctgaaatgctttctgggggctgctttcccctggccgaccatgccttgttcagtcacctgggctcctggagctctagagcacagcaggctctctgcagagcacctccctggcgtgcaatggcctggctttgcaagagccacccccagaggagctgcactttgcgagaaaaggccggcgttgatggcggggagcgctgcgtgccccactctgggggccgggagcagaggcacaggcagagcaaggcttgctgagcccagagcccttgggcggctctggctctttgctggcgctgggctgaggcggagcgagcagccggcccttcccagtgtccgctcctcccgtcatccgtctctgtcctcgttgcagatgccggagatgagggactcagtcatctcacgccatgacaccgctgcttcccagacctcttctggacgtgttatcgtcctgccatggtatgtttgacttcacttggaggaacgtgggacagtggcacggcttatgcatctgtcctactgtggagctagagatgcatttaggcaacatttcccactacgtttctcctgctccttttctttcctctgtgggagagactgctcttaggtccggaaacgttaatctgcaaggctctacaaggaacttggagggcaagatcagaattcgaaagggtgttagaaaatcagagcactagataacattctgctctccatgtgcactatCAGCAGaatcatttccccagaagcagcaagggggttttgtgggaggacggccattctcacgggaaggatggaaaaacacgggcacaggctgacggggcctctccaggcactggagcttctactgcgtccctccgggttgggctgccttggtaaacaacgtggtgtcctttcttcagcctgctgccttcttcctcttccaggtaccaacttgagaccgtgccgaaaatgccagcgctgatagacctgaaaggatgtgtgaagggaaaaggtgatggcctgtggtgtgaacctgccccagcagcaaatctgtgtgcacgggaccaatgcagaaaccccagagccggattcccttgagataaatgattcccctccccagaatgactcctggacagcacgagtatctcccatggaaccccccgtttcagcacacggatgagagaaagccatgcaaacagtcttccccagggaataacggtgcactgtaggcatggggcgttggatgttaaaacagtgtcagaaaaggcctaagacctcccaggaaacatggctttcccccaaagggatgaaaaggaccaccttccccagtgttaccacagccctgagcagacccgcacgtcactctccttggaactggcacacaagtggcacccggttcccagaacaacaccgagatgctgttctgaagaaccgtctcctttcccgtttctagaggatgctgccgagaagcgcctcctccgtcgagcaaggcttcctccaaatcggttacctgccctgactgtgaagccggagcagggtcagaaagctgaggggagtgagcctcgcgccaggtgagacactcgcataaatgggtgagcgtgaccccctgctccgggctctgtgggagcgagacgtttctcctggaaacaccccaagtgcgcttttcccacgtcccactaactcatggtttcttgctcatggcagtgtcttgtagcttcttggcagactctgctggcaccactatttctttcttcccttccgatgtgcagatctcttgagtagccaagtgcaaaggctcgctccaggagcagaaggtcattttggctttcccttcaggttgaaatgagcctggcctttctgtttgctgagaacagagttctgcagttagttactgcagaggattgccctgagcaaccaggagcctcttctacgctgacgcctgtcttacggagagcccagtggcaggatggcccttctcgtggggtcgtgtcctcccccctttgacactgtgtccccagcgcccaacctgcccatacagggcatagcgctatctccgggcacaggaccctgttcctctggttgctccagcaagagagggccgagacc
This is a stretch of genomic DNA from Patagioenas fasciata isolate bPatFas1 chromosome 19 unlocalized genomic scaffold, bPatFas1.hap1 SUPER_19_unloc_1, whole genome shotgun sequence. It encodes these proteins:
- the LOC139826611 gene encoding uncharacterized protein isoform X3, with amino-acid sequence MLEEELRAKLQSEEARRDRSRAQLLKNEELLLEFENRIDHLLFHLHGITVPGQIFVKARDFLEKKMSSDPQNVVVSFEERDSSDDESSKSDDEDDEHVPTREDIKREGQLLIQSKKKASVSRNAPRD
- the LOC139826611 gene encoding uncharacterized protein isoform X1; translated protein: MKPLLKHCGQFWATPYKRDIDTLERVHQTVTTKMKGLERLSNGDGLGEMGLLSLEKRRLPGDLINVHQYLKGRCQEDGARLFPEAPSDRTRGNEHKLQHRRFPQSIRTQFVITAWVTEPWQRLPREVGESSALEILKSRLDMVLGNQLRESLTEQGAGPDNLQRPLPTSTILRLCYLICPTHPGEAESTPSAESCSRHRSALE
- the LOC139826610 gene encoding coiled-coil domain-containing protein 81-like is translated as MARQLFLQPHLSPTIEKLERYEFAKIWASTSYHLSLQLALHQAVRIPGIGTFAVVRKRVALSEQDLVIVERPVFRPEKAVVQDHELRYGCKDFPGHQDFEQLPYAEIASENAVSEGTVQLYMERTTHLFHACVENGQNVAIIWRDVGMLIVQGKDMKMRFYLHFLERLNGTGKMLQALLEMPEMRDSVISRHDTAASQTSSGRVIVLPWYQLETVPKMPALIDLKGCVKGKGDGLWCEPAPAANLCARDQCRNPRAGFP